The Magnolia sinica isolate HGM2019 chromosome 9, MsV1, whole genome shotgun sequence genome contains a region encoding:
- the LOC131255290 gene encoding disease resistance protein RPM1-like → MAESAVSYLIQYLATLLVEEALSLKRVDREVREIRDELESIRSFLRDADARQDTDEGLKTWLKQVREVAYNVEDVLDEFMLGLAQEQHGTQGCFNFLPRLIKRLKVRHQIASSIRDIKTQIHKIAERKDAYALTRIEQGGSSYNNITDSWYDRRLDALFIEEADLVGIDAPKRQLMGWLVNRDLRLSTISVVGMGGLGKTTLVKKVYDSQQVKKSFETYAWITVSQSFKEDDILRSMIKQFLEANKDPSPQGVDAMTQVELIQVLRSYLQNKRYVLVLDDVWGTHVWNLIRNGLPNSECGSRVMITTRKGDVASSSCVRLSDHIYNLQPLHPREAWSLFCKKTFYSHDENSCPPELEKLSQCFVDKCRGLPLAIVTLGSLLSIKDKTYVEWEMIHRSLRSELENDDNLRSMMKILLLSLNDLPYYLKSCFLYLSIFPEDYAIKRMKLIRLWIAEGFVERNECRSMEEVAESYLNALIARNLVLVARQKYGKVITCRIHDLVREIIISKSGEEHFFASLVEQNTLPSNRIRRLSSCNGGENFSKYGGFSRLRSLFIFGVDRLPNNPTITSFSSLRLLKVVHLENVTMEIFPDDLTGLLHLRYLSLENTKIKKLPSSLGKLKNLETLNLKGTFVHELPVEILELECLRHLLVYRYRRTRFHVPFTDVDGIKVPAGMGSLRSLQKLAYIEAESGIIRELQNLTQLRKLGIIKLRVEDGNDLCTSIEKMNHLHSFSVTSMDEDEVLDLHYIFHPLLPLQHLYLRGRLEKLPEWIALLRNLVAIRLRCSRLRDDPLKALQSLPNLADLTLWRAYDGEELCCEGRGYPRLKLLRLVELRGLKKVRVEKGAMSCLEDLRIRCCEELVEVPLWIEHLTNLKNLFLVDMSEDFLKGLRKDGVEELVDSIQHIPLIRCFDTHKGTRWDLL, encoded by the coding sequence atggcggaGAGTGCTGTGAGCTACTTAATACAATACTTGGCAACTTTGCTGGTGGAGGAAGCTTTGTCATTGAAGAGGGTTGATAGAGAAGTCCGTGAAATCAGAGATGAGTTAGAGAGCATCAGATCCTTCTTACGGGATGCCGATGCAAGACAAGACACCGATGAAGGGCTCAAAACGTGGTTGAAACAAGTAAGAGAAGTCGCCTACAATGTTGAGGATGTTCTTGATGAGTTCATGCTCGGCCTAGCACAAGAGCAGCATGGCACTCAGGGATGTTTCAATTTTCTTCCTAGACTCATCAAGCGGTTGAAAGTGCGCCATCAGATTGCATCCTCGATACGAGATATCAAGACCCAAATCCATAAGATTGCAGAAAGAAAAGATGCTTATGCTCTCACTAGGATCGAGCAAGGTGGTTCAAGCTACAACAACATAACTGATTCATGGTATGATCGTCGACTGGATGCTCTTTTCATTGAGGAAGCTGATCTTGTGGGCATCGATGCACCAAAGCGCCAATTGATGGGATGGTTAGTCAATAGAGATTTGAGACTCTCAACGATTTCTGTGGTTGGGATGGGTGGCCTTGGCAAGACTACTCTCGTAAAGAAAGTCTATGATAGCCAACAAGTGAAGAAGAGTTTCGAAACATATGCTTGGATCACTGTCTCTCAGTCATTCAAAGAAGATGATATTCTTCGAAGCATGATAAAGCAATTCTTAGAAGCGAACAAAGATCCATCTCCCCAAGGAGTAGATGCGATGACACAGGTCGAGCTAATCCAAGTCCTAAGAAGCTACTTGCAAAACAAAAGGTATGTACTTGTTCTTGATGATGTATGGGGTACTCATGTATGGAATCTCATTAGAAATGGGTTACCCAATAGCGAATGTGGTAGCAGGGTAATGATCACCACACGCAAAGGTGATGTTGCATCATCTTCTTGCGTCAGACTCTCTGATCATATCTACAATCTTCAACCTCTGCATCCAAGAGAGGCTTGGTCCCTGTTTTGTAAGAAGACCTTCTACTCGCACGACGAGAATAGTTGCCCTCCTGAATTGGAGAAACTTTCTCAATGCTTTGTAGATAAATGCCGAGGATTACCGCTTGCAATTGTCACATTAGGTAGTCTTCTATCAATCAAGGACAAGACGTATGTCGAGTGGGAGATGATTCACCGTAGCCTTCGATCGGAGCTTGAAAATGATGACAATCTTAGAAGCATGATGAAAATATTATTGCTCAGTTTAAATGACTTGCCTTACTATCTGAAATCATGCTTCTTGTATTTGAGTATTTTCCCCGAAGATTATGCCATTAAGCGTATGAAACTAATTCGACTATGGATAGCCGAGGGTTTTGTAGAAAGAAATGAATGCAGGTCAATGGAAGAGGTTGCTGAAAGTTACCTCAATGCACTTATCGCTAGAAATCTCGTTCTAGTGGCAAGACAGAAATATGGGAAGGTGATTACTTGTCGCATCCATGATCTCGTGCGGGAGATCATTATTTCAAAATCCGGGGAGGAGCATTTCTTTGCATCTTTGGTTGAACAGAACACATTACCATCTAACAGAATCAGGCGTCTGTCCAGTTGCAATGGTGGTGAGAATTTTTCAAAATATGGGGGATTCTCTCGTCTTCGCTCTTTGTTCATTTTCGGGGTGGATCGGTTACCTAACAACCCTACAATCACATCATTTTCCAGCTTAAGGTTGTTGAAGGTGGTCCATCTTGAAAATGTGACCATGGAAATATTTCCTGATGATCTAACAGGCTTGTTGCATTTGAGATACCTAAGCTTGGAGAATACAAAGATAAAAAAGCTTCCTAGTTCATTGGGGAAGCTAAAGAACTTAGAAACATTGAATCTTAAGGGCACCTTTGTACATGAATTGCCGGTTGAGATTCTCGAGCTCGAGTGTCTCCGCCACCTCCTTGTTTATCGTTATCGAAGGACACGGTTTCATGTGCCATTTACTGATGTGGATGGAATTAAGGTGCCTGCTGGAATGGGGAGTCTTAGATCCCTACAGAAGTTGGCATACATAGAAGCGGAGAGTGGAATCATTAGAGAGCTTCAGAATCTCACCCAATTGAGGAAGTTAGGTATTATCAAGCTAAGAGTGGAAGATGGGAATGATTTATGCACTTCCATTGAGAAGATGAATCACCTTCACTCCTTTTCCGTGACATCAATGGATGAGGATGAGGTTCTTGACTTGCATTATATATTTCATCCTTTGCTGCCTCTTCAACATCTTTATTTGAGAGGGCGTTTGGAGAAATTACCTGAATGGATTGCCTTGCTCCGCAATCTGGTTGCCATTCGTCTGAGATGTTCTAGATTGAGGGATGACCCACTCAAAGCTCTTCAATCACTGCCCAATTTGGCGGACCTCACGCTATGGCGAGCTTATGATGGAGAAGAGTTATGTTGCGAGGGAAGAGGATATCCAAGACTTAAGCTATTACGGCTCGTTGAGTTGAGGGGATTGAAGAAGGTGAGAGTAGAGAAGGGAGCAATGTCTTGCCTTGAAGACCTACGTATTAGATGTTGCGAAGAATTGGTGGAGGTGCCGTTGTGGATCGAACACCTCACTAACCTCAAAAATCTCTTCCTGGTGGACATGTCGGAGGATTTCTTGAAGGGGCTAAGAAAGGATGGAGTTGAAGAGTTGGTGGATTCCATTCAGCACATCCCACTCATTCGATGTTTTGACACTCATAAAGGGACTCGCTGGGACTTGTTATGA